The Archocentrus centrarchus isolate MPI-CPG fArcCen1 chromosome 5, fArcCen1, whole genome shotgun sequence genome contains the following window.
CTGCAGATGAAGTGATTACCAAAGTATATTTCCGTTAACTACAAAAATGTGTGAAACTGTGTGCTCCAGTGAATTAGATGAAGACAAGTGCATATGGTTTATCTTATCAAAATTTGTAGCAAATAtcacttaaataaaaatactgtttcAACAAGGTAAAACACAGAACCCTGGACGTGCCAAGGTCAAGGAGATgcctgttcatttttattttaagttgcTTGAAAAAGCAGAAAGTCTGCTGCCTGTCCAAAGCCGGTGATTTACCTCTTTCCAGTCACCAGCTTTGGTTTCATTCAGTGTATTAAAATAAGTATTTCCAACTACCAAAACTGCTTTGCTTTGTAGGCATTCAGATTACCTTTAAAGGGCAAGTTGTGCATTTTGGGAAGGGCACAGACTGGAAAGGGATTTTGCTTTTATCAAAAGGTAACAAAGTCCACCTACCAGCATCTCTGAAGCCCAAAACACTGCATCTGGTTTGTGTGACGGATACTTAAACCGAGACTCAAAAACAGATGGCTTGTGGAAGGACTGTGCCCGGGTTCCAGTAAGTTGCCGGTCCTAAGAAATAGTCAAGTATGTACTGTCACCATTATAAACTTTGGTTTTTGTACAATTGAAATAAGATGTACACATAAGTACTGAGTTTTAATAAATGCCCAGTTTCCTTTGAACAGATACAGTTATTGAAGATTCCAGTCTCTCTGCTATTTAGtctgctgcagcttctcctcATTCAACTTTTATTTCATGCGTATTTCCCAAAATGCATTATTCTTTAGTACTTGATGGCCTTTAACAAAACATAACCAGTACCAGAACCTTGTCACTGTCCAgacttgtttttaattcactggaCTTGTGGGAAACATTTTGTACGGATGCTTGACAAATGGATGCAGACGCTCTATACAgcatacacacaaagacacacctgTACCAAATTTCACCAATATGGAAACGTTCTTTCATTCTGAACTGTTCATTACCTTTCCTTGACACCATACCTAGTCTTAAGGTAAAGCCGTAGTGTGTCCTTTCAGTTCTgtgggagtgtgtttgtgtgtacatgtccaCTTGTACCTGCTGCGGACAGGGGTGGTCAAGGGTGAGGGTGGGAGGGGGCTAcgtgtaaataaatcaaatacagtTAGTGTGgaggtgtttatttttttgtgtcagtgcaagtaaaatattctaaaataaaaaaagacctGTATTATTCTCTATTGTGGTTCAtggtacatttaaaaagaaaaagaaaaaagtagttTTATCTTACATTTCAAATGCTTATCTCTATGGCTTCTGGCGATACCCGTTCCATTTTATAGATTTGTCAGCACAAAATGCAATAAACCAATACCATTTTATTACAGGAGTTGTGTCTGAGTTTTTAATTATGTCTCGTTTTGTGCATGAGAACAATGTTACAAATtaaaagaatgtaaaacaataaaacagttgGAAAAGAACTCAGGAGTCCATCAGTAAGCAAAATGTATTTCATAACGCGTACTGAAACTGAattattttctgacaaataaCTGAAACAGTCCTCACATTTTATCAACACAATATGAAGGAAGATTAAAAACTTTTTACATAACGTCCCTACAGTCTATCAATACTACGCTGATAACTCACTGCACAGGAAAGGATATGGCAGAGGGAGAAAAATAAGTTTACTACAGCTTTTCAGTAGTGCCGGGGGTACAAAGACACAGGTGGGGCCTGACCCATGTTGGGTGATGGTCTGGGGGGTGGCTGCTGAGAGGCCCCACTACCCACCAGATGGTTGAGAGAAGGTCCACTCTGAATGAGTGTGTCAAGAGctttctggacacttgggttgTCAAAATTGATACCTGAAGCAGAGGCAGGGGGTCTCTGACCACCTGGGGCAACTGGCATACGGCCTGGAGGGTTGGAATACCCCTGAGATCCAGGTGCAGGACCTGGCATTGGTGGGCGGGCTGGGTTTTGGGAAGGAGGCTGGCCAAGAGACCCATATGAGTGTGACTGTGAGGGTGCAGAGGAGAGGCCACTAGTGCCTGTTAACTGCCCACTGCCACTGTTAAACAGACTGAGGATTTTAGCCTGCAGCTCCTGCTGGTGACTTGGGTTAGCCGATGTGCTTGAACCCGCTGACAGACTGAGGTGACCTGACTGTGGGGGTGTGAGAGTAGATGGAGGGTGTCCTGCAGCTGAGGGGGGAACATCATGATGTACTGCTGCAGGAGGACCAACGTGGACTGGAGCTGTAGGAAGACAAATTATAGTTATTTACTTCTTTATTCAGCAATAACCATTTAACCAGTTACTCATTTAGTGTGCTTAAGTGCATGCAAGTCAAAAATTTAAAGCAATAAAGAGGTGCTACCTGCAAGAGGATCGGCTGCACTTCGTACCAGCCGAGTTCTTTTGTCCTTCAGGTATGCAATCAGACTGTCCAACTCCTCTGGGGTCACAAATCTACCCaacaaaacaaaggcaaagacaaatCAAATGTTGACTATGTAAAGTGCCACAACACACAGTAGCTGTTTAATTGTAAATTCTTGATGTTTCACAATACTTGTATAAAGCTTAAAGATTTTAAACCCGTTACCTATTTTCCGCCAGCAGTGTGATGTTGGTGAGTAAAGAAATGGGGTGGCTCTCTCGGTCAGGCTCCCTGAGTAGCACATCATCTGCCATCTTGGCAGCCTTTCTGGCTATTTCCTCACGTTCTTTTTCACGGTTTTCCACTTTGTAGGTGTCGTAGTTGTGGGCCACCAGCATCATGGCATCCTGCATGGGCATATTTCGATGCTCTGTGGGAATAAATACAATGTGTTAGCAAGCAAAACATAATAAACTTTTGAATGACCCGAACTGTTCCAAACCACATGTGAATATTGCTGTCTTCAATTACCTTGAGGTGTGCCAAACAAGATGTTGACAGTGCAGGATCGATGGACCTGGTGCTGCTGGGTTATGATGATGGCAAAAGGAGTACGGGCTCGGCCTACGTCCTCCAGTGCCTGAGTTAGAGATACTTCTGTGTTGAGGAAGATCAGATCCACCACCATTCCCAAATCACGAACCTTCCGCCCAACCGTCTCCGCATACTCCCTACAGTTGGTTTTGAAGCACAAGTAcagacagacacgcacacacagacacacgtgcacacacaggagcagtatgaaatgaaaacatgccATGCACTTGTTGAATATTTAAAGACATGTTTCTCTGGTCCAAGATCATTTTTTCACCTATAAAGAACAGAGACTGTGGACATACTTTTGGGCCTTGTTGACAACAATTACAGAGCAGTCGACAGGACGGTCAACGTCATGGCGTCGCTGAAGTTCTTCATAGTACTGTCGATACAGCTCATTACGCCGGCGCTCTTCAGGTCGTACACGCTCATCTACAGGTAGGGGTGGAGGTCATTTCAAAGTAATTAggctttaaaaaacacacacacacacacacacacacacacacacacactggacatACTATAAACACACTTCAAGCCTTGCAAAACATTTGGCAAACTTCACTTCCAAAAAATTTGAAATTACATGATTTAAACTGTTATTAACCCATGTTTGTCTTAATTACAATTTGATTCAACACACAAAAAGTTGTACCCTTAATTTCAGACCACATTTAAGAAAGCAATGCAGAAATCCTGGTAGTTCATAGTCCTAAATCTTACAATTGCAAACatagtaccaaaaaaaaaaaaaaattaaaaattaaataaaacttaCAAGTGTGAtgttagaaagaaaaatatgaataatgaaaatgaaacccaatttaaaaaaaaaaaaaaaaaagaatttaacaCAATATTTCTCCGAGTATTCAAACTAGCCATATTTGCACCTGCAGCATGTACACTGAAGTAGACATACCTTCTGGCTCACGCCGTCCATTCCAGGGATCTGCATAAGGATCCCTGTAGGGCTCATCCTTCCTCCTGTAATAGTCTTCAGCAGCACTGCCACCGCGATAGTATCGGTCATATTCGCTTCTGCTTTGTGGGAACATTTCAGGTTCAGACAAAAGCTTAACCATTCAAACTCAAGACTCTTAGTTAATGGGTGGTGCGTCGGTCACCTGTAAGCAGTATCCCGTGGGTCACCTCTGATGTCCTTGTCTCTGCTCTCTGAGCTACGGTACCGGTAATCGGGGTCACGAGAGTGGCCAACTGGTCGAGGCTCCCGGGAGTCCCTCCCATCACGGCTGTCCCGAGGCTCACGTCCGTCACGCCCATAAACGGGGGAGCGAGACCGAGGTCGTGGCTCTTTGCTTTCCCCGTAACTGCTGTACGGGGCCCTGAGAGAAATGGTATCCATTAGTGTAAGGTAAGAGTTATGGCTGCCTATAAATTACTGTAGAGAGCAACAGGAATGTCTGTCCTCAGCTGATGAAGACAGGCCTACAGCTGGTAGTGTAAATTTGTAACATCTATTTATTCaaatgtgaaaaagtgtttgcacaaataaaactgagaaaccgaaacaccccccccccggTCACACAGCTTGCACACATTCAATCCAGGAAGAGATTCCGATAAGTCTCAGCGACAAGCTTTCAAAAAGGTTCAGTGATCTACAAATGCACCATTATCAACCAACCATTTAATGTCCAATGACCATAAATCCCGCTCTGAATACACAGGTACTTTTTGAAGGTGGTTTATTTTGCACATGCA
Protein-coding sequences here:
- the ncoa5 gene encoding nuclear receptor coactivator 5 isoform X6, which gives rise to MAVERRQAKPQSQQSPPRRAPYSSYGESKEPRPRSRSPVYGRDGREPRDSRDGRDSREPRPVGHSRDPDYRYRSSESRDKDIRGDPRDTAYSRSEYDRYYRGGSAAEDYYRRKDEPYRDPYADPWNGRREPEDERVRPEERRRNELYRQYYEELQRRHDVDRPVDCSVIVVNKAQNREYAETVGRKVRDLGMVVDLIFLNTEVSLTQALEDVGRARTPFAIIITQQHQVHRSCTVNILFGTPQEHRNMPMQDAMMLVAHNYDTYKVENREKEREEIARKAAKMADDVLLREPDRESHPISLLTNITLLAENRFVTPEELDSLIAYLKDKRTRLVRSAADPLAAPVHVGPPAAVHHDVPPSAAGHPPSTLTPPQSGHLSLSAGSSTSANPSHQQELQAKILSLFNSGSGQLTGTSGLSSAPSQSHSYGSLGQPPSQNPARPPMPGPAPGSQGYSNPPGRMPVAPGGQRPPASASGINFDNPSVQKALDTLIQSGPSLNHLVGSGASQQPPPRPSPNMGQAPPVSLYPRHY
- the ncoa5 gene encoding nuclear receptor coactivator 5 isoform X2, encoding MSRRRSRSPSPGRYSRSCSSNDPRDLERRIFVGNLPTSDMEKKDLEDLFSPYGKIVGVSMFRGFGFVQFERIEEAEAAKAAQKGRIYKGYKIDVNMAVERRQAKPQSQQSPPRRAPYSSYGESKEPRPRSRSPVYGRDGREPRDSRDGRDSREPRPVGHSRDPDYRYRSSESRDKDIRGDPRDTAYRSEYDRYYRGGSAAEDYYRRKDEPYRDPYADPWNGRREPEDERVRPEERRRNELYRQYYEELQRRHDVDRPVDCSVIVVNKAQNREYAETVGRKVRDLGMVVDLIFLNTEVSLTQALEDVGRARTPFAIIITQQHQVHRSCTVNILFGTPQEHRNMPMQDAMMLVAHNYDTYKVENREKEREEIARKAAKMADDVLLREPDRESHPISLLTNITLLAENRFVTPEELDSLIAYLKDKRTRLVRSAADPLAAPVHVGPPAAVHHDVPPSAAGHPPSTLTPPQSGHLSLSAGSSTSANPSHQQELQAKILSLFNSGSGQLTGTSGLSSAPSQSHSYGSLGQPPSQNPARPPMPGPAPGSQGYSNPPGRMPVAPGGQRPPASASGINFDNPSVQKALDTLIQSGPSLNHLVGSGASQQPPPRPSPNMGQAPPVSLYPRHY
- the ncoa5 gene encoding nuclear receptor coactivator 5 isoform X1, yielding MSRRRSRSPSPGRYSRSCSSNDPRDLERRIFVGNLPTSDMEKKDLEDLFSPYGKIVGVSMFRGFGFVQFERIEEAEAAKAAQKGRIYKGYKIDVNMAVERRQAKPQSQQSPPRRAPYSSYGESKEPRPRSRSPVYGRDGREPRDSRDGRDSREPRPVGHSRDPDYRYRSSESRDKDIRGDPRDTAYSRSEYDRYYRGGSAAEDYYRRKDEPYRDPYADPWNGRREPEDERVRPEERRRNELYRQYYEELQRRHDVDRPVDCSVIVVNKAQNREYAETVGRKVRDLGMVVDLIFLNTEVSLTQALEDVGRARTPFAIIITQQHQVHRSCTVNILFGTPQEHRNMPMQDAMMLVAHNYDTYKVENREKEREEIARKAAKMADDVLLREPDRESHPISLLTNITLLAENRFVTPEELDSLIAYLKDKRTRLVRSAADPLAAPVHVGPPAAVHHDVPPSAAGHPPSTLTPPQSGHLSLSAGSSTSANPSHQQELQAKILSLFNSGSGQLTGTSGLSSAPSQSHSYGSLGQPPSQNPARPPMPGPAPGSQGYSNPPGRMPVAPGGQRPPASASGINFDNPSVQKALDTLIQSGPSLNHLVGSGASQQPPPRPSPNMGQAPPVSLYPRHY
- the ncoa5 gene encoding nuclear receptor coactivator 5 isoform X3, yielding MSRRRSRSPSPGRYSRSCSSNDPRDLERRIFVGNLPTSDMEKKDLEDLFSPYGKIVGVSMFRGFGFVQFERIEEAEAAKAAQKGRIYKGYKIDVNMAVERRQAKPQSQQSPPRRAPYSSYGESKEPRPRSRSPVYGRDGREPRDSRDGRDSREPRPVGHSRDPDYRYRSSESRDKDIRGDPRDTAYSRSEYDRYYRGGSAAEDYYRRKDEPYRDPYADPWNGRREPEDERVRPEERRRNELYRQYYEELQRRHDVDRPVDCSVIVVNKAQKEYAETVGRKVRDLGMVVDLIFLNTEVSLTQALEDVGRARTPFAIIITQQHQVHRSCTVNILFGTPQEHRNMPMQDAMMLVAHNYDTYKVENREKEREEIARKAAKMADDVLLREPDRESHPISLLTNITLLAENRFVTPEELDSLIAYLKDKRTRLVRSAADPLAAPVHVGPPAAVHHDVPPSAAGHPPSTLTPPQSGHLSLSAGSSTSANPSHQQELQAKILSLFNSGSGQLTGTSGLSSAPSQSHSYGSLGQPPSQNPARPPMPGPAPGSQGYSNPPGRMPVAPGGQRPPASASGINFDNPSVQKALDTLIQSGPSLNHLVGSGASQQPPPRPSPNMGQAPPVSLYPRHY
- the ncoa5 gene encoding nuclear receptor coactivator 5 isoform X4, whose translation is MSRRRSRSPSPGRYSRSCSSNDPRDLERRIFVGNLPTSDMEKKDLEDLFSPYGKIVDVNMAVERRQAKPQSQQSPPRRAPYSSYGESKEPRPRSRSPVYGRDGREPRDSRDGRDSREPRPVGHSRDPDYRYRSSESRDKDIRGDPRDTAYSRSEYDRYYRGGSAAEDYYRRKDEPYRDPYADPWNGRREPEDERVRPEERRRNELYRQYYEELQRRHDVDRPVDCSVIVVNKAQNREYAETVGRKVRDLGMVVDLIFLNTEVSLTQALEDVGRARTPFAIIITQQHQVHRSCTVNILFGTPQEHRNMPMQDAMMLVAHNYDTYKVENREKEREEIARKAAKMADDVLLREPDRESHPISLLTNITLLAENRFVTPEELDSLIAYLKDKRTRLVRSAADPLAAPVHVGPPAAVHHDVPPSAAGHPPSTLTPPQSGHLSLSAGSSTSANPSHQQELQAKILSLFNSGSGQLTGTSGLSSAPSQSHSYGSLGQPPSQNPARPPMPGPAPGSQGYSNPPGRMPVAPGGQRPPASASGINFDNPSVQKALDTLIQSGPSLNHLVGSGASQQPPPRPSPNMGQAPPVSLYPRHY
- the ncoa5 gene encoding nuclear receptor coactivator 5 isoform X5; its protein translation is MSRRRSRSPSPGRYSRSCSSNDPRDLERRIFVGNLPTSDMEKKDLEDLFSPYGKIVGVSMFRGFGFVQFERIEEAEAAKAAQKGRIYKGYKIDVNMAVERRQAKPQSQQSPPRRSEYDRYYRGGSAAEDYYRRKDEPYRDPYADPWNGRREPEDERVRPEERRRNELYRQYYEELQRRHDVDRPVDCSVIVVNKAQNREYAETVGRKVRDLGMVVDLIFLNTEVSLTQALEDVGRARTPFAIIITQQHQVHRSCTVNILFGTPQEHRNMPMQDAMMLVAHNYDTYKVENREKEREEIARKAAKMADDVLLREPDRESHPISLLTNITLLAENRFVTPEELDSLIAYLKDKRTRLVRSAADPLAAPVHVGPPAAVHHDVPPSAAGHPPSTLTPPQSGHLSLSAGSSTSANPSHQQELQAKILSLFNSGSGQLTGTSGLSSAPSQSHSYGSLGQPPSQNPARPPMPGPAPGSQGYSNPPGRMPVAPGGQRPPASASGINFDNPSVQKALDTLIQSGPSLNHLVGSGASQQPPPRPSPNMGQAPPVSLYPRHY
- the ncoa5 gene encoding nuclear receptor coactivator 5 isoform X7, giving the protein MSRRRSRSPSPGRYSRSCSSNDPRDLERRIFVGNLPTSDMEKKDLEDLFSPYGKIVDVNMAVERRQAKPQSQQSPPRRSEYDRYYRGGSAAEDYYRRKDEPYRDPYADPWNGRREPEDERVRPEERRRNELYRQYYEELQRRHDVDRPVDCSVIVVNKAQNREYAETVGRKVRDLGMVVDLIFLNTEVSLTQALEDVGRARTPFAIIITQQHQVHRSCTVNILFGTPQEHRNMPMQDAMMLVAHNYDTYKVENREKEREEIARKAAKMADDVLLREPDRESHPISLLTNITLLAENRFVTPEELDSLIAYLKDKRTRLVRSAADPLAAPVHVGPPAAVHHDVPPSAAGHPPSTLTPPQSGHLSLSAGSSTSANPSHQQELQAKILSLFNSGSGQLTGTSGLSSAPSQSHSYGSLGQPPSQNPARPPMPGPAPGSQGYSNPPGRMPVAPGGQRPPASASGINFDNPSVQKALDTLIQSGPSLNHLVGSGASQQPPPRPSPNMGQAPPVSLYPRHY